The Tripterygium wilfordii isolate XIE 37 chromosome 1, ASM1340144v1, whole genome shotgun sequence sequence CCAGACCTTCGGTCAATCTTGATCACATGTTCTGCAAACTTTTAACTGCAATGTGGGGGATTTAGAACGGGGGCATACCCATTTCGATCTGGCCAGTGTGGTTCATGATAATGACGATCGACCTGAGATTTGAAGCTGGCAAGCCTCCTTGGCCGGATCATCCATCCTTGGAGTTGGATGCAACAAAACCACGTTTGAGATCcttgtgaggtgaggtgaggtgaggtgttgtgaggtaaaaagttgtggtgttgtgaggtgagttctgttgACAAAAAGTGTTTGTCATGTCACAAAAAAAACTATCCTGAGGTGAGTTGATGTGCAGTTTAACGTTTGAATGAACACATCTatggtgaggtgaggtgagataataaattatgaaatttgtgtaattttaattataaattgtaataaatgaTTTTGTGAACCTAGTTTAGTTAATTACTATTTATTATATAATGATTTATTTCCtaaaaaatacatcattaatttattttataacaCTAAAATATATTATACAATAATACAtcctaataatttaattaattgttttgtaCTTTATAACTAAATaaagtttataaataaatttttatttaataaaaaaccaATTCAAAAATTAAGATTCaactattatttaattaaatattgttaaactgaaaaaaaaaaaaaggcatgcgTCCTTGTAATAATATGATGCCACGATTACAATAAAAACAagaataaaatttcaaaactaTTGTAAGGATGCCATGTATACAACTatgggattaaaaaaaataaaagaaaataaaatcttcTGTCGTTTACGAAAAGTAGCGTGTAGTAACAGCAATTAGCTGTCATCGTACTGCGGCAAGAGGAAAAGTATCTCTCAGATGCTTCTTGTGTCATCGATAAATGGTGACCGGAGTGCCAAACGGGCCCATTGAACCCGGACATTACCACCACTTGGCCCAAAGGTATCAACGATACCAGGCTTCATAACACCAGTTTCCACACGTTCTACTGGAACAATTCCAATGTCACCAATCTTATAAGTGGGAGAAGTAGAGGCTTGTCTAGGGGTCTCTTGGGCTCCTGAATCATGTGCAGGGCCTCAAGGAGGGTTGGGCCTTTGTACTAGTCAAGATTGTCAGTGTTGGTAAGGTTTTCTTGATAATTAAGTGGGTTGTGATTGTGATTATGACTGGGACTCAGTTGGTTTTACCGTCCTTTATCGGTCAACCATCAACCAACTCACATAGTCGAATCCATAATACCACCCGACCCATGTAGAGATGGGTTGGTTGATGGTTTTTAAAGTACAAACTATTCAATAAATTACAAGCTTATGAACAGACGGCTTCAATGAGACATGAAGAAGTATCTGAAAGCGATTCCAGGCAAAGCAAAAGGACTGGAAGCAAGGGACTTCTTCAAAGGATGGTAAAAAAGCTGGTCAGAACAGAGTAAGGAGAGGTAACGGTGCTAAAGGTTCTGAACAATCTCAAAAGCAAGGGAAATTCCCTACTTGTGATTTGCAACATGataaatcacttgaaaaaagATTGCATATTTAAAGGTAAACATATTTAAAGTCGATCAGAACATGCATTTAAGGGGACACTTGATTATAGATTATTATATGTAAAGGGTGAAGGGAAGACACTGACAAGGTTTGCTGACAATGATTGGGTTGAGAGTGTAGATGACAGTTAGAGCACCTCTGGTTATGTTTTCACTCTTGGCTCAAGTGCTTTCTCATGGTGTTCCAAGAAGCAAGATGTTGTTGCTTAGTCAATAATTGAAGGAGAGTATGTTTCGTGCATCATAACATGCCTTTGTGTTTGCTACTTTTACAAATGTGTGCAATGTTGTGTGTGTTGGATCCAAATTTATACAGGTTTTGAGGGAAGGTGATTTTTTCTAGAATCATAGGAGGAGAATGATTATGAGTTTTGTTGTACATATACTTTTTTGGTGGTATGTTCGTTGGCGTCACAACATTATAAATAgtttaaatattcaaacaaatataattttagCTTGTTGTgttattcaaaattttctgaTGGGTGTTAATCCGGACTAGAACATTATCAATGAACTTGATAATCAATTaatccaagaacatgaaattcGTGTGCAAGCCAATAATGATGAAGATTCTAGGCAAGAAGTGTTTATAAGGAACCATATAGCAATTACAATGCGGAATGACTATGTTGCAAATAGTTTTTGAAACTTGAATAATGTTCTGTTgagttatattttattttatgtcaCAGCTTTGTTACTCTTAATTACAAATTTGGTTTCTGTCATTTATTGTTAATGAAAAAGTATGTGTGATGGTTGATTATCAATTCTGATGTCAGTTCTTTTGGTTGTAATTATTATCCTCCTAGTAATACTGTAATGGTTGAGTCATTTTGGATGAAAGTTGTCGATTTTCAAAGAATGAATTATGTTAGTTGAGATGCTATTGGTGCATTAATTGTGATCTATTGTGACTTAATTGTTATATATTTGCTTTGATCAACAATATActtgttttaatttcttatcGTGACAATTTTTGTTAATTTAGAAATGTTTTATTAAAAATTGGATATTTTTGTAAGATCAAAAGATATGGGGGTTAACAAtctagaaataaaaaaatggatCTCATCACATAACGTATAGCTTCAACTTCAGTTCTCACAAATAATTCACTCATAATAAAAGTCACATTGAAGTTGGCTAAAATACTCTCTCAAGAAGCGTATGAGGGCGGAGTAATGTAGTAAAACAACAAATTCCCACATAAAAGTCATAAATAACGGTATGAAGAGAAATAAAATTAGATCTTGTCAATGGATACCACTTATCAAGAATCTTGATGACGGGATTTTGAACAATTTATGGAATATGCAtggtagagttatggttaattagTTTTTAAGAGTGAAATTAGGGTGCTAGCAAAGCCGAGCCCTAAGGGAGAATATTAATCCATAAGAATAGGTGCCTACCcatttgcgttcatcgtagaccaAGAGGCCCGATGACCTCAATGTAGGAATCGAAGTCTTCATGCCCAATTTCCTTTGCATATACATAGTTAATAGTATTGCACAATGCATTGTGCATAGTTGTGTGTTTGCAAttataccttgagtatgagaaatgAGTATCCACCAGGAAGGATTAGAGGTTAGAGGTTAGAGCTTTTAGTTAATCGTCTTCATCATTATTGCTTTAGTTTGATGCTTGTTCACATGTTTACCAAACTCTCGGCCCTTTTACTTTTCTGCACTTTATTTGTTATTGTTTACGCTTAGCTATTTAGTTAGTGGTTTGCATTCATCCATCAAAGTTGTATTTGTTTCCCTATGGATTCAACTCCGGACTCTCGGATTTCATTACTTGCCGattaccctacacttggggtaagtacacacactcacatttttGTATTAGTCACTAGCATGACAATTCATTCTTGTCTCATCGCTATGGTTTGAATGAACTCTACCTTTATCTTCTTCACGGACACCATGTTTACAACATACAAATCCCCTTGATGTAACTTGTTCATTTTTGGGGCTTCTATTTAAAAAACTCTTTCTTATCGAGAACCCAACTTGTTTACCATAATGACACCaatgctcccaagcctcatcaaGTGTATCAAATTCAATGTCTATATAAGGGGTCCAATCTTGATCATTATTGAATGTCATGTTCAGAACTCGTGGTATGAAATTAATTTCTAATCAGAATAAGCATGTATACAACATGCCTTGTTATATAAATGTAAAAACAAAACTATAGTTTTGCAGCACTAAGCATGGTGTACAGTAGATAAAAAAAGTGAACCAGTTTATAAACTTTGCTTTACATCCAACACAGGTAAAAGTATTGTACTTGAGAGTCATCGTCGTCCATGAGGATAGTCTCCGTCGTTGGAGAGTGGTCTCCGTCGTCAGTGAGAGTGTTCGTCGTCGTCGGTCTAGTGGAGAATCGATTTTGAGAGGGAATGGGTAAGAGAGAACCAATTTTGAGGGAGAATGAGGACGAGGGAGAGGAAGGATTTTGGTTTTTGGGAAGTGGGTGATTTGGGCTTTGGTTTAATGATATTAAATCTCATCCGTCAGATTAGATGGATGGctgaaattaaataaattttaaattattcaAACTCTCTCCCCTTTTCGCTATGAAACTATGTGAACTCTATTAGATTGTGAGTgttttatcttattttgaaATATTAGATGATGAGTCTTCAACAAAATTAGTTTGGATGATTAATTTCACAATAAATACTATTTttcgtgctctaaaatataacGAGCATCTCGAACGGTAAAAAATGATATAGCGCTTAATATGTTTTGATATTAGTGTCAAAAACTAATATCAAAACATATCAAGTGTATACGCTACAATGATAATATATTTCAAGCACTccataaataattttttgttcatATATTTAGTATAAAAAGTGGAGTCGAGTGGAGAGAAAAAACGAGGGAGTGTCACATGTTGATCAAAAAGTGGTTTTGTAGGTCTAGTTTTTAATCTTAATCAAGAGTCCACTAAATTTAGACATTATAACATCTAGTAATCTTGTTTGACgtacttttgacatccattacATATGTCCTTGCGCCAGCATCCAATCAATCTTTGGCCATCAAAATTGAAGGTAAAACTTTTTCCCTTCCATTACGTACATTCTTACGCCAGCATTCAATCTTTTGAATTTCCACAAACAGTCTCACAAAATGTTGATCGGACGTCTACACTCCCCTCTCCTATATAAGACACAAGCTTCCATTCCTCTCGTCCCTCTCACTGAGTATTGATTGCACAACTACAGAGTCGGATTACTTGAAAGTGAAGAAGGAATGGCAGAAGCCGTCGTGAAGAGGATAAAGCTGGGCTCACAAGGCCTGGAGGTATCTGCGCAGGGACTAGGCTGTATGGGCATGTCCGCCGCCTATGGCCCTTCTAATCCCGAACCCGACATGATCGCTCTCATCCACCACGCGATTGACTCCGGCGTCACCTTCCTCGACACCTCCGACCTCTACGGTCCCCATACCAACGAGATCCTCCTCGGCAAGGTCTCCTTTTACTTTCTCTACACTCAATTTGTATATGTATGGAGTTcttctgtttgtttgtttgtgtgtctGTGTGAGAGAGAATCTTAATTAGAGACACACTGACCAGGCCTTGAAGGGAGGGGTGCGGAAGAAAGTAGAATTGGCAACAAAGTTCGGCCTTCTGGTAGTGGACGGAAAGATGTCAGTACGTGGTGATCCGGAGTATGTAAGGGCATGTTGCGAGGGGAGCTTGAAGCGACTCGATGTTGATTGCATTGATCTTTATTATCAGCACCGGATTGACACCACTGTTCCCGTTGAAGTCACGGTAATTTCTAAATTATGGATAAGAAATCTTGTGAAATAAAGTGCTATGCATTGATAAATATGAGTCTGTATGTCTCCATGCGTGATTTTGTTGCAGAGGAATTGATTGTGATGAGGAATATATGCCTCGTGCACAAATGAATCTACTTGCACAAAGCTGTATCGTTCGCTCTAACTGTTAGCAGGTTCCACCTGTGAACATCTTTGACTCAGTTCTATGATTTTTAGGGAGTAAGATCTAGAATGAATTTGTTGAAGGCCAATAAATGGTTTAGTATTTAGAATTTTTACATATTGATCTCTCTCTGTTTCAGGTGTCCCTCTTTTTCACACACCAACATACAAACTATTTATATGCGAACAAAATTTCTctactttttcttttgtagACTACATATGCAGAAATCAGAAGTCGGAACAATGTCATGATTGAACATTCTTTGACACTTTCTTGTGTCTTTTGCTAGATGGGTGAACTGAAAAAACTAGTTGAAGAGGGTAAGATAAAATATATAGGTCTCTCTGAGGCATCTGCTTCAACGATCCGAAGGGCCCATGCTGTTCATCCAATTACAGCTTTGCAGTTGGAGTGGTCCTTGTGGGCAAGAGATGTGGAGAAAGAAATCGTTCCGACCTGTAGGTTAGGCATCAACTAATCCTAGTGAACTTTCAAAGAACCAGAAATTTATttcggaaaaaaaaagtatgaattGGTCATGGAGTGCTAATTTATAGACCTGACTTCCAAAGTAACTAATTTTCAGGGAACTTGGCATTGGGATTGTTGCCTATAGTCCACTAGGTCGAGGATTTCTTTCTTTGGGGCCGAAGGTGATTGAGACCTCTTCGAAGGATGACTTTCGACAGGTTAGTACAATTATTTCTTAAGTAAACATTTTCAGAATATATTAGGGGTACATTCAGTGTAACAGAACATTGTAGCATCATTCTTCATATGTTTCTGAATTCTGCCTTTTCCATAGATAATTTATCTTATTGAAAGTTTTTGTGACCCTGTTAATGAATTTGATTAGTAGTTGCCATTGTTTGATTGGCTAGGCTACAGCTCTATTAACTAATTCGTTTTGGTCACATAACAGTCTTCtaggttttttttaatgaacgTATATTGTTTTTAATGTTTGTTATTTTAGCGTGTTTGAGTTTCGAACCTTCAAATTGTTCCAACACAATGGAGTTTGGAGAGGGCTGATGTACATAGCTTTACCATCCTCTGTTGTCGAGCGATTGTTTTCATGATTAAAACATGTGACATGTACAAAGTAAACTGGCATGCTAAAAATATGGCATGCCAAAATTGCTATCATCGTCAATTCCCGCGTTGGTTACAATTTATCCTCCCCTGCTACCTATTGCTTTACCTTGTTGAAATGTTTCACTTTGGCGTTTGCAATGAGCAAACAAGTAAAACTTTTGCATGTCattcaaaaaaaggaaaaattgatTGGATCATGGGATAAAGTTGGCATCTCTGATTATTCGCTAAATGAAACCTGTGATCAGTTTATGTCAGTTTTAACACAAAAGTGTTTTTGTGGTTGCAGATACTACCTAGGTTTCAACCTGAAAATCTGGAACATAACAAAAATCTTTTTGAGCGTGTTGCTGAAATGGCAGCAAGAAAaggatgcaccccatctcagctAGCACTGGCATGGCTCCATCACCAAGGAGAAGACGTTTGTCCCATTCCTGGAACCACTAAGATTGAGAATTTCAACCAGAACATTGGAGCTTTATTTGTGAAACTAACTCCAGAAGATATGTCTGAACTTGAATCTATTGCTACAGCTGATGCTGTGAAGGGCGACAGATATGGAGGATCGGTAACTACATACGAAAACTCTGAAACTCCACCACTGTCTTCGTGGAAAGCTGTATAAATGTGTCTTTGGTTGTGGCTTTGCTGTACCTGCTTTTCGTGTGCTATTGTCAATTTTGTATCTTCGGATACTTGAAAGTTCTgtggtgttatatatatatatatagttgctgTAATGCTGGTGAATATGATTTTGTTGTCTAGAAAAGCAAATGATTTCATGCTTATTGAGTAATGAATGTAATCTTTCTGTTTGTTTTGAATAAGAGACTATTATATATCCTATTGTCTATTCTCCTGATTTCGCCTATATAGTTCATGCTGTaagtcattttcttttttctgtgcAAGGCACAccatttctttttctgtttctttctaACCAAACCTTGAGTTTAGTAGATGTTCTTGGTTGGCTGAAGAAGTCACTTGAGGAAATTCTACCACTGCCTGTTATATATCCTTTTTTCACTGTTTGTTATATATTCTTGGTTGATTCGGAAACTGTACGTGTGGATTAAAACGTTCTACCATTGCTAAATCTTGCACATGTGACACAAGAGCTTCTTTCACAATGTtggttgcttcttctttttgggAGAACTTGTGGAATTATATTATGAATTTATTCTGATAACATTTGCTAcagcatgaattttttttttattatgacgACTGAAATAATATGAAGATTAATTATGTATAGGTTGGTAgataataattttcttttactcGGTTAACTAAAAGTGAGTAGTGGTAGAACTAGTTGTAATATCTGCATTCTGCAACATAAAACAGGCTACTGAAAAAATCAACTCCGATTCCCGACTGCGACCAACTTCAATCATACTTGAAACCCATATTGCGCCACCTCCGATTCCAGAGGATCTGCTACTCTGCCATCTCAAACTCTCAGCGTTCATTGCTTACGGGTCAATCCCCGTCCCAAGTCTGCtcaattttgtttcaattatgTTCTGTACTTCTGTTTATTAAGAAAAATATGAGTGAAATGTTGATCGATATGCTgaatcatataaaaataaattataactaAAATGTTTATCGAAATTAAGGCATTGTCCTTTAATTTCAATTCtgttttttattctattttcttTCCTGGTTAATTTCAATTCTGTTTTGTGTTCAAGTGTAATTGTTCAAttctgtttcaactttcaagtctGTTCATCTAATTGGTTCAAGTATGTTCAAGTGTAATTGTCCAATTCTGTTTCAAGTCTATTCCTCTAATTGGTTAGGTAGGCCTTCTATTTGACACATTTGAATCCGAGACTTTGCTTGGGATTGTGGGTTCTTTTTGTGAAGAGGATAACGAAATGGGTGAGAAAAGAGATCCAAAGAAAGACTTTGCTTGGGATTTTGTGATTGTACTGAATTGTTGTCATAAATTCCTCCTTGGTGATTGATTTCTCCTTTTGACCATTGTACATCCTTGTTGGATTGTGCACATTCATAGAATCCCATTCCATCATTCCCGCTGACCGACAAAAATTCGACTCCGTCGAATAGAACACTGACAAATGCAATTGCTTCACTAGACCAACGTGGAGCACTCATGGTTTCTCTTATCACCAAATGGTCACCACCAGGATCAAAAATAAAAGTACTCAGCTTTCCCACAAAATTGGTCTTCATGTCCATACTAGAAGCGAGGTTTGTCACCAAGCAATCACGCCCGAAACTTCTAAAAGCTGCAGCCCTCATGTCTGATAAAACAACACATGCATTCACTGCATGCAAATGGATTGATAAATTGGGATGAGAACCCTGTTGAAACTAATCTTCTCTTGTTGCTTTGTAATAAGTGTCCCTGGAAGATATTTAATACTCCAATTTCCTTCATAAAACTTTGgttatttttttaacaagaaCTTGATTGTACAAGAAACTTAATACGACAAAGCTTGTGCTCATATACCTCCCAAATGACTTTTTACCATATCCAATTTTCGAATCTTGTAGAAATGACTTCTTACCGCTTAGGTCAAAGATTAACAAGTAGTTCTCCCCACCCCATTCAACTAATTTTTGATGTAGGATATTCACTTCAATACTACCTTTGTCAACTCCCTCACGCACATGCAAAACATAACCCATGCTCTTGTTTTCATCATCCGAGAAGGCTTTTACTAAAGAATTTCCAGCAGTTAATCTTTTTGAAGTAACAAAGGTGCTCCATCTTGTCGTAAGTAAGTGCCTCCGAGATTGACCTCTAAATATATGCTTAAATCGCCAATCATAACCATGAAGGTCCTCGGCAACTAATTCCTCGGTTGGAGTTGCCTGGGTCATGTCTAGAGGAGGAAGGCACTCAACATCGTGTTTATGGAGAACCGAAAATCCACCATGGGTACAGGTACTAGCCTATCTTCAGTAAGAGTTGTGGAGCTGAAAAGGCTGGAAACTGATAATCTGAGCCCTTGGTATTTCTTGTATCTGGTTCGTGCAGGTTCTAGGGCTGCTTTCACGATGAAGATGCAATGCCAAGTTGATGCTTCTCTTAATGGACTCACGCTCAATGGGCCTCTTAGTTCAAGTGGGTTCACTCTTTAATGACTATGGTTGTTAGTTTGGGCCTATTTACTATCTGGGTCATTGTCTTGCAAAGTATGGGCTTAGATTATTATaacattaaatttaaattacatATATTCAAATGT is a genomic window containing:
- the LOC120012713 gene encoding probable aldo-keto reductase 2 yields the protein MAEAVVKRIKLGSQGLEVSAQGLGCMGMSAAYGPSNPEPDMIALIHHAIDSGVTFLDTSDLYGPHTNEILLGKALKGGVRKKVELATKFGLLVVDGKMSVRGDPEYVRACCEGSLKRLDVDCIDLYYQHRIDTTVPVEVTMGELKKLVEEGKIKYIGLSEASASTIRRAHAVHPITALQLEWSLWARDVEKEIVPTCRELGIGIVAYSPLGRGFLSLGPKVIETSSKDDFRQILPRFQPENLEHNKNLFERVAEMAARKGCTPSQLALAWLHHQGEDVCPIPGTTKIENFNQNIGALFVKLTPEDMSELESIATADAVKGDRYGGSVTTYENSETPPLSSWKAV